The window AGGAGAAAAAATAGATTTTTCTGAGTTATGTCCTGCATTTTCGTCTCTTTTTCGCAGGAGTCGTTTATTGGATGAAATACTCCGGATTAAAACTGTGGTGAGGATTAAAAAATAGACACCTCCGATCAGGAGTGAGTAATTTCTGATTAGATAGACACTGGAAAATACTTCGGTCTTGTCAATTTCTGACACGATACCCCAGTCAAGATCTTCAATATTGAGTGGAGTGTATGTACTCATAACAGGAACATTACGATAACCGGGAAGGGTTCCTCCATTCATCCCCCCTGTGATTGCTGTGCGGACACTTCTGTTCTCTTTCCTCTTTAAAAGTTTCGTACAACTCTCTTCGTTCATCGTATCCCACACACCCTGCTTTATACCAGCTCTTTGTAGCGGTGAAAAAATATCATCTTTCCTTTCACTAAAAGATTGAGAAATACTCAGAGCAGGATCTTTCCCCACAATATACACATTTCCCGATTTACCCATATCATCACTCTTCGATTCATGGTTATTGGTCATTAATAAGTTAATTTCATCAAGAGGTACTTTGTACAGAAGTATCCCCACTTTTTCCGAACCATCATAAATAGTAGATGCAGCAAAACTTGCCGCTTTTTTGTATGAAGGCGGGATCAATTCAAAGTCTGTGACTCTTACACAACCGGGGTTTCGGCTCTTGTCTGCCAGTTGAAATGCCCTGCCAAAATTTGTCTTGGTGTAAGGTTCAACCTGCAAAGAGATTGATAAATCTGAACCTTGCGAATTAGAAAAAACAATTTTTCCGCTGTATGGTTCAGCAATGTACATTTCAAAATTCTCAAATCGTTTACAATATTCAGTGATAAAGTGATGATACTGCTTCTCTTCATGGGTATTGAGAGTCAATCCTGCAGTGAATTTATTTCTCTTCTCCAGCCGGTATTGTTTCTCTGCTAATGGAGAAAGCGCTACTGATCTGGTAACAGGGTAATTGCCAGTAAAATACCTTGCAGCTTCAATGATTACTCTATCTTCCGAAATTGTACGTACCTGTTTCCTGATGGAAGTGAAATAGTCCTCAACCTCTCTCTTTTTCGTTTCTCTGAGAGAAACAAGATGGTTCAAGGTCTGTCTCTTGCACGACGCGTATGTCACTATATGAGCAATTACGGATATTAAAATAAATGGGAACAAACTGCTGTATCCCATAAAGAGAAACATCTTTTTTCCACCACCCATATGTTTGCTCACCACCTTCTTTTTTCTACGATCACGTGTTTATACAGCTCAGTCTACCAGTTTGCGATTTATTATCCTTTTCAAAACAACTCAAATCGCTCCACGTTTGTGTATTTCGAGATCTCATGATCGTTTCATTCAAGCCGGATTCCCCTGCTTTTCCCCGCATAACGCCTCACTAAGCAGGGCCGAAGTGTTTTGCACATTAAAATCCCTGGTATAAATCAGCAGAAGCCGCAAAATATCTGCCAACAAACCTGCACGAGTGGAGATATTGAAGAAGATTTATTGTAAGTGTAAATTTAAATGACACATACAGGCAGGAAACCAAAAAATTTTTATTCTTATGGTGAGTGTGAATTTTGGAATTGTATAATGTTTCAACAGAATCACACGTTTAATGGTACGGGCAGGGATGAGGTGCATTAAGGGTTCAGGAAGAAATAATCTGGTATACCGATATCTCAGAGTATCTGCAGGAAAGCGCACAAGATTTCCCTTTTGCTCCTGATGCTGCTCCGCAATATGAATCATCTGCATCACTCGGTCATGAAAATCTACCGTAAGTCTTTACCTAACGTTGTAGTTGTTAACTTTCCGTGCATCACACCTTTTGTCCCGATAAGCCTGTTAGCTATATCCGTTATTTTCTTGGCCTTTCCTTTAACAACCAATACTTCCAGGCAGTTATGGGAATCAAGGTGGACGTGCAGTGTAGAAATCATCAGTGTGTGGTATTTATGCTGAATATTTGTAAGCGTATCTGTCAATTCACGCTTGTGATGGTTATATATTATCGTAATGGTACCGACAGTTTCACTCGTTCCAACCTTCCATTCCTTATCAACCAGATTATTCCTTATAAGGTCTCTGATAGCCTCAGACCTGTTTTCATAACCTTTTTCTGCAATGTACCGGTCAAATTGTTTGAGTAGTCTGGAGTCAATTGAGACCCAGAACCTGACGATTTCTTCCACTCTATTTTAGGAAAACAAAAGTATGTGTTAGTGCATCCTGTCCGCAAGAATGGTATTTCATTGAGCGGAGTCAAGTGTATATAAAAATCGATCTGGTTTTAGATTTTTCTCAATACCAAAGCCTGGTTACTGAAACCCCCGGATAAAAAACGCGAGGACTTTACTCGCTCAGTTTTTTCTCGAATTTTATCCGAAAACCATTATGAGATGACTATATCAAGCATCAGTAGTGTCCGGTTAGGTTTTTGCGTATGCGGCTTTTGTCATACCCGAACGTCTTTATCGGGTATCCAGAGACTCGTTTCATCATAGATTCCCGCTAAAAACATGCGGGAATGACAGTTTTTGGGCAATAAATTAAATACGCAAAAACCTAACCGGACACTACTGAGAAAAAGAGTAATTTATGGCAGGAAAACCCGGATGCTGAGGGAATTAACTTTTTGACAAGAGCGTGTACTTTTATGTAAAATCAAATCTCAAGTGTCACTGGTTCCTTTAGCGATAATGAAATTATGATTAGAAGTTTGAAAAACTTGATTGCCCTTCTGTCGATTCTAGTACTGCTTTTTTCTGGATTATTACTCGTTGCATCTGATAAGGTAAGTCGGGAGAATATCGAGGTTACATTGGTTGAATCCACACAATTATGCTGTTGCGGCAGCGATATGGCTTCATGTACCGATTGTTGCTGCAGTAAACCTGATTCAGGGCAGAGCAGCAGAGGAGGTACACCCGTAATGGTTTCTTGTGGCTGTAATCAGGATGATGGTTCTCTCTCCCAGAAAGTTCACTATTTTATATCGGTAATTTCTTTCAGAACCCTATTCCCCTTTACGGCTTCTTTAACAAGTACGGTTGCGATACTGGAAAATCCCCCATCAACCCAACTCTACAAACCACCAAGAGTGGAGCTTCCTGAACCCTCAGTGTCAACAATTTTACGACAAGTAATGAGTTGAATGTGAACCTGATCTACTAATTTGCAGCTGGTTATCTCATTAGTATTTGTGATGTCTGAGATCAGCTGCCGTGCAGGTCATCATTGTTAATAAAGATGGCTTGCACTGATCAGCCATCTTTCACGTGTATGGTACCAGTACTTCATACCGGCTTTTGATACTTCAGGCCAATTTCCCGTTCTGGGAAAGCCCGGTAACATAAATTTCCCGAATTGATATACTTTTAAAAAGTTTTAAGGAGTTGGTCACATGTTATGTGTTTTTATAAAAAGTAGAATTTTTCTCTGTTTTTCATTGTGGTTCTGTGCACTTACCGCATTTGCAGGAATCTGTAGTGCCGATTCAGACAATTTACTTTCGTATGAGGAAACCCGCCATGACCCAGCTGCTCATATCAGAGCGCGAAACGATAGTGGCAACAGGGAGTTTCCGGGTTTGCAGAAATTAGCGCAGGCCGGTGACTATCATGAGCACAACCTGCAGGAGAGTAATAAAGAGATTGACGCTGATGCCGCAAAGGAGCTTATTCGGCCTGAAAGCCTGCACTATCCCCTCTTTCTCGGCCTCTGCTGCGGGAAATGTGGAGGTAACATGCCTCTGAATATTCCGGGTGGTGGGACACCGGAGCCGCATGAATTCAGGATTAAGACAAACTTAAACTGGATGAAGATGGTCGGATTAAGAAGGGGTACACACAACAGAAGCCGCCAGGATGCCTTGAAACAGTATATGGCAGTGCCCAGAAAAATGGATATGACAATGGGCAACTTTTCAATAGGATACGCTTTTTCAGACCGGTTTTTTCTCGGAGCAATGGGCATGTACATGAATAAAGACATGTCAATGATCAACAGGGAAAACAAAAAGTCAAAGATGCAGTCACAGGGTGTCGGAGATACAATGCTCATGACAAAGACTTTAGTTTACGCAGATGATCTCCTCTTTCCGACAAACCAGGTATCCGTACTCCTGGGGTTAAGTATACCAACCGGTTCAATAGACCAGGACCAGAGGGGGAGTCTGCTTCCCTACAGCATGCAGTTGGGATCAGGCACTTTTGATCCTTTTGTAGGAATACTCTATGAGGGTTCCAGGACACCACTTTGGTGGGGATTTAATATAAGTTATCTTTCACGGTTATATGAGAACTACAAAAGCTATAATCTTGGGGATAAGTTTCAATTTGATTTATATGGAATGTATCAGATACGTCACGATTTAGTTGCAGAACTCCAGTTTAACGGGAAATATACAGGTGACATTGAGGGACAGGCAAGAGAGATTCAGCAAGGCGGAACTGGGCACATGATGGGGAATCCCAACCTCCCTTTTATGAGCAACCTGTTTGATCCTGACAACTATGGGGGTAGCTCACTGGATGTTAGATTCGGAGTTCAGTGGCAGCCGTTTCATAATCATATCTTGAACGCACAAATTGCCTTCCCGCTGTTTCAGAATCTCCATGGAACGCAAATGGAGCAGGACTTTACGGCAACACTATCGTATTATGTTGAGTTCCCTTTGGGCAAAAGCAGGCGTTTTTCAAAAGAGAGATCAGGTCTCGATATATTAGGATTTTGATCATTATTCAGTTCAGCCACGGGAGGGTTGTTCTCGTTAGAAGGTATAAATTTATCAAAATAAGAAAAAATTGTTGGAGAAAATATATGCATACGTTGAAACTTCAAATGCCTGTTCTGCTGCTGCTGTTATCAGGTGCAGTACTCTTGTGCAGCTGTAAAACAATCCAGAAATTACCCGGTTCGAAAACCACCGATGGGTATACCTATATTACCAGGTGCAGTACCTGTCATGCAGTCCCCCATCCCTCGCGTCTTAAATACCAACACTGGAAGGACAAAATTGTAGTAATGAAAAAAAATGAGATGCCGGTTATTACCGCAAAAGAGAGGAAGTCCGTCCTCTCTTACATAAAAAACCGATCGGGCAAAGGGAGAAAGACTTACCAATTACGATGCGGAAGCTGCCATAGTGTACCTGCCGTGGAGAGATTACGACCGGACGAGTGGGAAAATCAGATAGCCGTACTTGATGGGAACATGCCGGTTTTTTCTGAAGAGGAACGATTGGCAGTGGTGAGATATCTGGATACGTACGCAAAGAAAGGAATATTTAAATCCGAAGTTCAACCTACTGGAACAGCAGGAATGCAATACCCGAAATTAAGAAAGATCCCCCCTCCTTTTTCTTTAACAGATATGGAAGGGAATCAATTTTCACTGAACGAGGCAGAGGGTAAAGCCGTTATCATACACTTCTGGGCAACATGGTGTGAATCCTGCCGTGAAGAGCTGCCGGCATTAGAAGAAACGTGGAAAAAATTGCGGGGAATGGATTTTCAAGTTGTAGGTATTGTTTCAGATAAAGATAGTGCTGGTGCTGTCAGGGATTTCGTATCCAAACAGAATTTGACATTTCCGATCCTGGTTGATTCCATGGGAAAAACATATCAATCATATCTGGTAAAGGTGTTGCCCACTACCTACATTGTCGGAAAGGATGGTAAGATCGCATCAAGAGCGACTGGTGCCATTAATTGGAGAGATGAAGAAATTGCACAGTATATTCATCATATCGTTCATGAATAGCCTGATCAAGCCCTGTACAGCACGAAATTCTGATTCTCTCACTCGGCTCAAACACAAATATACTCATCTCATACTGGATTTCGGATAAAATCCGAGATAAAATTGAGCGAGTATGTCTTCACCAGGATTTGGTTTTAGTATAACAGGTTATATTTCAGACTGACCTCCTGGTGAAAAGTCAAATAAAAAGGCTTTACTGTAAAGATAATTCTCTCTCTATCTCATGCAGTAAGGCTGTCTTATTTTGAACTCCGACGTATACTCATCAAGACCCATACTTTGCGCCTCCCTGATCACTCAGGGATTGCCTGTTATTTCACTTCTCTGATCTATCGTTCCCTCATGAAAGCAGAAACAGCCTCTCAGGTAATTCATGGTTCATGTATTGTGTCTGCCGTTTCGTTATATACGAACGCAGGTTCCTCCGTGAGCAGCTCCCGTATTTTACTTTTCAATGCGGTTAAATCGGTGGATCTGGCAATGACTGCATCTACCGCCCATGACAAAAAATCCTCCCTCTGATTACCGCAAGTAGTATGAATAATAATTGGACTACTCCTGTTTTTACCTATAATCCTGCCTATTGCCTCAAGGCCACCCGTCTGCGGATCCATTATGATTATGTCTGGATAGAGCCATTGAACCTTATCTAACGCCTCCCTGCCATCAGCTGCTGTTATGACCTTGTAGCCTTCTGAGCCCAACTCCTGCTCATAAAGTACCTGCTGTTGTTCACATCCGTCTACACAGAGAAGCGTAGTCGTCTTTATGGACTCCTCTCTTCTGATAAGGTCTGCATGGTCCGGATGGCCAACCAACCACGGATTGATTATCTGAATTCTCATTTTTCCTCTTATCATGGGAACTTCCTGACAAATTGAAAGGTTATTGCCTGAAACAGCTAAATTACATGAGCTCCCCGAATAGTACTGACAAGAAACAGGGTGCTCACCGTCTGGATTATGCAGCCTGCCAGAAAGCCACCGGCTACCGCACATACGTAATTATGAAGACTGGTGTATATGCATGACAAAACATATGCCAAAAAATGAGATCTGGTTCAGTTTGTAACCACTCTGAGGAAAAGAACGTATTACAACCTTGAATCGAAGGGGGGAGCTGTTCGCGTTCGACGGGATATCAGCTGATGGGCATTATGGAATACAGAGGCCGTATGTAATTTTTTAACTCCTGCCTGATTTATAGGTTAAGGAGGAGAAGGTATTCTGCAGCCAGTTTGATTAAGCGGGAAGAGAAGAGTCCAATGCAGGTTTTCGTGATGGGGTAAGACCCGTCCTGAAAACAGGAGGTGACAGATAAAGTATGTTACTATTTTTCTGGTTTTTCACCATAGCTGTTTCACAAATTGAAAGAAAGCATAGTATGTTACACTTGTGTAAGTGGCTACACTTGTGTGTATGCTTACACAGGTGGTCAACATATTATCTCTTTATTATTCCTGAATCTTTGACCAGATGGAACTCTCCCTGACTGAAATATACAATTTTTCAGTTTTATTTCCGGAATGAAACACGAGCTGACCATTCATTTTGCATTGAATATAAAGGGAGACACGGATGTCATAGATTGTCATATTGACACACGAAACATCTTAGTTTATTATACAGTGTCAAGAATATTTCCTAAGCTGAGCTTTTACAGATTTATTCAGGTAATACAGCATCCTTATTATCAGCAATTGGTCCGGTCAGTGTGACCCGATAGTATCGGTGACCTGGATACTCCCTTGAGAGATGAGTAAAATGTTAAATATCTACAGCGTCCTATTTGTTTGTGCAGCTTTGTGGAGCACTCTGGTTTTTGCAGCTGAAGAAGAGTTTAATACAGCAGTTGCTACCGGTGAAAACCAGATCATTGTATCTCCCATGAACATATTACTTGATCTTGAAGAGACTGCATCTGCAAGCGCTATCGTTCTCGATCGCGATGGGTTACCTGTAGAAGGTCTTAAATTAATGGTTGTTTCCCAGGACAAGACAAAGCTCAAAATTATTGGTGACGATTTTACCACCAGCGTATCAGGCAGTGTTGAATTCGCATTACAGGGAATACAGAACGGAGATTTTGTCATAACGGTGTCAGACGGTGCGGTTTCCGTTCACATAAATGCGGCGGTAAAGAGCCTTATACGTTACGTTTTACCATACTTTTATGGTGATATGCAGATAAGCCTTATCAATCCTACAAATTATACTAACTATGTTAAGATACAATTACACGAAAATAATGACAGGACTTCACCCCCTGTTGTAGTCAGGCTGAACGAGAAAGAGATGATATCACTTCAATTATCTGAAGAACTGGATACTAAATTAGCTGAGGGATGGGTGGAACTTTTTTCTACTGAAATTCTCGTTGGCGGGACATGGACAAACAGGGGGTATGTCTCTTTTGATCAGGTCAGGACGTATCAATAAGGAATCTGTGTCTCTTTTAAAAGTTCCCCCATCTGATTTTCATGAAGCTTGATATCGGATGCTTCAAGCTTCTGGAAAAAATGTGTTTCCAGCTTAACGTCATAAGCCTTAAGCACACAGAGCACCATGTATCGCATATCCAGAATAGTCCCATCAATATCAAAAAGAAGCATCAGTTTATCTTGAGAATACAACCCACGTATTCTTTCATAATGTGAGGCAAGCTCTGCCATCCAATTATTTTTCACTGCCTTTGACTTCTCTTTTTTTCGGAGGGCGTCTTTTTCCCACGTTATGCTTTATACACTCTCCTTTCAGGAGGAATATTACGCACTCAGCAATGTTGGTGGCGTGATCGGCAATTCGTTCCAGGTGCCTTCCCACTAATATCAGCTCTACCGCTCTTGTAATCACCTTCGTATCCTCTATCATATAAGTCAGGAGTTCCCTGAAAATCTGCTCATTAATTTTATCCACCTCATCATCTCTTTTACAAACGTCTATGGCCAGAGCCTCGTCCTTATTAACCAGCGAGTTGATAGAATCCTTTACCATCAGCTGAGACAGTTCCGCCATACGGGGAATATCTATTAATGGTTTAAGAATGGGTAGTTTAATGATCTCCTGTGTCCGTTCCGCGATATTGACCGCCTGATCACCTATACGCTCTAAATCTTTGTTGATCTCCATTGCGGAGGTGATAAACCGCAGGTCTGTCGCAACCGGTTGGTAGAGTGCTAAAAGCCTGATGCACAATTCGTCTATCTGAATTTCCAGCAGATCTATCGAGTCATCTGATCTGATAGTCTCTTCTGCTAAATCTCCATTGCGTTCTGATAAGGACTTCACCGCATTCTGAATAGCTCTTTCTGTCAGCGTACTCATATTCAGGAGAAGGTTATTTAATTCATTTAATTCTTCGTCAAAATGTCTTTCCATAATTCAATTCCTAAAAATAGTGGTTTTCTCCTTCCTCTATCCAAATCTTCCCGTAAGGTAATCCTGAGTAGAACTTTTAGCCGGATTAGTAAATATGGTACTGGTTTTGTCGTACTCAATAAATTCCCACTGAAATCTTCTGCCTTTATCTTGTTTTTTCTCTGATCCATCGGAAGAACTTTCCTTGTAAATAAATATCAAAAAACTATCTATACTGAGGAGACCGTATATTTCTTTCTCAGTTTATTGCGTACGAGTATTGCTCCAAGGTTTAAGGTAAGCACCGTTAAAACCAGGACAAGGGTTGTGGTATAGACCATTGGGAGAGCAGCTTCTATGTTGGGAGACTGAAAACCCACGTCGTACACATGAAATCCCAGGTGCATAAATTTCCGTTCAAAATGTATATAAGGAAAATTGCTGTCCAGGGGAAGAGATGGGGCAAGTTTAACCACACCCGTAATCATCAGAGGTGCTACTTCCCCTGCTGCCCTTGCCATTGCAAGTATTGTACCCGTAAGAATTCCTGGAGTAGCCTGTGGAAGTACTACTCTCCAGATTGTTTCAAATTTTGTTGCTCCCAGTGCATACGAGGCTTCTTTTAATGATTTTGGAACAGCAGATAACCCTTCTTCGGTGGTCACAACCACGACTGGTACCGTCAGAAGTGCAAGGGTGAGAGATGCCCAGAGTATTCCGCCGGTTCCAAAAGTCGGGGTTGGTAATGCCTCATGAAAAAACATCTTATCAATACCGCCACCAACAAAGTATATGAAAAAGCCAAGGCCAAAGACCCCGAAGACAATTGAAGGGACACCGGCAAGATTATTAACGGATATCCTCACAAGTCTGGCAAAAATATTATCACTGGTATATTCTTTAAGGTATACGGCAGTCAAAACGCCAAGCGGAACAGCTGCGATAGTCATGATGAGAACCATTAAAACCGTACCGAAGATCGCCGGGAAAATACCTCCTTCCGTGTTTGCTTCTCTCGGTTCATCCAGTAGAAACTCACAAACCTTCTGAAGGTAACAATAGAATTTTTCGAAAATACCCATTTCATTGGGTGCGTAGATGCGGATAATCTGGAAAATTGGTAATACCCGTTCACTTCCATCCACCAGTGCTATTACCACCTCATGCTCACGTGCACTCGTATAGAGATCGTCAAGTATTTCTACCTTTTTCTGGTAGAATTTTTCCAGTTCTTCTATACTGGCCTGGATTGATTGTATCTTTTCCTGAACAGTTCCAGACTGCTGTCTCATCCCCAGTTCTTTCAACTGAAGACGGAACTTTTCTGTTTTGTGGTTTATCTTACCAATCTCTTTTTTTTCAATATGTCGAATCATTTTATGAAGCTTTTCGTTTTCCTTTAACAATGGCCTCATGTCAGCCAGCTCAAAAGGTTTAATCCTGCCATCCACTTTCAGACCTTTAAAAAAACCATACATGTTGCCCCACTCGTCCCGTTCAATGGTCAATGCAGACTGAGGATATTCCTGTGAAACAATGTTCTGATTTTCAATCCAGCGAAAGTCTAAGGCATACACCTCTCTATTACCGACCTTTAACTTTGTTCTATAGAAATCTTTTTTATCTGGTACAGACTCCTTTTTTGCAATTTCTCCCATAACGGCAGTACCATCCTTGAGGGTATATTGAACCAGCCTGTGCGGCCAGAACATTCCCAATCCCTTTACCAGGATGAGGGCAATTAATCCCGTTATCATCAGTATACTTATCGCAAGTGTACCTGCCGTAAGCCAGATATATGGATCACCGTTCTTAAAGAGCTTATTCATGTTGAAAATTTCATAAAAAGTTTGTCATGCAGTGTTATTATTATCCGTAGCTGCTGAATTTCTTTTTCATTCTTTGTCTGACAAGTTCTGCAAGAGTGTTAACAATAAAAGTTGTTATGAAAAGGAGTAAGGCTGCAAGAAAGAGAACTCGGTAAAGGGTTCCGCCCAATGGTGCTTCGGGAATTTCTACTGCAATATTTGCAGCAAGTGCTCTGAAACCGTTAAAAATATTCCAGTCCATGATGGGGGTATTTCCTGTCGCCATAAGCACGATCATAGTCTCCCCTACAGCTCTTCCAAAGCCTATCATGATAGCAGAGAAAATGGCCGGGCTTGCAGCCGGTAATACAATCCGTACCGCAGTCTGCCAGGGTACAGCACCAAGTGCCAGTGACGCTGAAATCAGACTCTTCGGAACATTGTTCATAGCGTCTTCAGCTA is drawn from Candidatus Scalindua sp. and contains these coding sequences:
- a CDS encoding redoxin domain-containing protein; the encoded protein is MHTLKLQMPVLLLLLSGAVLLCSCKTIQKLPGSKTTDGYTYITRCSTCHAVPHPSRLKYQHWKDKIVVMKKNEMPVITAKERKSVLSYIKNRSGKGRKTYQLRCGSCHSVPAVERLRPDEWENQIAVLDGNMPVFSEEERLAVVRYLDTYAKKGIFKSEVQPTGTAGMQYPKLRKIPPPFSLTDMEGNQFSLNEAEGKAVIIHFWATWCESCREELPALEETWKKLRGMDFQVVGIVSDKDSAGAVRDFVSKQNLTFPILVDSMGKTYQSYLVKVLPTTYIVGKDGKIASRATGAINWRDEEIAQYIHHIVHE
- the nikR gene encoding nickel-responsive transcriptional regulator NikR — its product is MEEIVRFWVSIDSRLLKQFDRYIAEKGYENRSEAIRDLIRNNLVDKEWKVGTSETVGTITIIYNHHKRELTDTLTNIQHKYHTLMISTLHVHLDSHNCLEVLVVKGKAKKITDIANRLIGTKGVMHGKLTTTTLGKDLR
- a CDS encoding response regulator, whose product is MIRGKMRIQIINPWLVGHPDHADLIRREESIKTTTLLCVDGCEQQQVLYEQELGSEGYKVITAADGREALDKVQWLYPDIIIMDPQTGGLEAIGRIIGKNRSSPIIIHTTCGNQREDFLSWAVDAVIARSTDLTALKSKIRELLTEEPAFVYNETADTIHEP
- a CDS encoding transporter, encoding MLCVFIKSRIFLCFSLWFCALTAFAGICSADSDNLLSYEETRHDPAAHIRARNDSGNREFPGLQKLAQAGDYHEHNLQESNKEIDADAAKELIRPESLHYPLFLGLCCGKCGGNMPLNIPGGGTPEPHEFRIKTNLNWMKMVGLRRGTHNRSRQDALKQYMAVPRKMDMTMGNFSIGYAFSDRFFLGAMGMYMNKDMSMINRENKKSKMQSQGVGDTMLMTKTLVYADDLLFPTNQVSVLLGLSIPTGSIDQDQRGSLLPYSMQLGSGTFDPFVGILYEGSRTPLWWGFNISYLSRLYENYKSYNLGDKFQFDLYGMYQIRHDLVAELQFNGKYTGDIEGQAREIQQGGTGHMMGNPNLPFMSNLFDPDNYGGSSLDVRFGVQWQPFHNHILNAQIAFPLFQNLHGTQMEQDFTATLSYYVEFPLGKSRRFSKERSGLDILGF
- the phoU gene encoding phosphate signaling complex protein PhoU — protein: MERHFDEELNELNNLLLNMSTLTERAIQNAVKSLSERNGDLAEETIRSDDSIDLLEIQIDELCIRLLALYQPVATDLRFITSAMEINKDLERIGDQAVNIAERTQEIIKLPILKPLIDIPRMAELSQLMVKDSINSLVNKDEALAIDVCKRDDEVDKINEQIFRELLTYMIEDTKVITRAVELILVGRHLERIADHATNIAECVIFLLKGECIKHNVGKRRPPKKREVKGSEK
- the pstA gene encoding phosphate ABC transporter permease PstA; its protein translation is MNKLFKNGDPYIWLTAGTLAISILMITGLIALILVKGLGMFWPHRLVQYTLKDGTAVMGEIAKKESVPDKKDFYRTKLKVGNREVYALDFRWIENQNIVSQEYPQSALTIERDEWGNMYGFFKGLKVDGRIKPFELADMRPLLKENEKLHKMIRHIEKKEIGKINHKTEKFRLQLKELGMRQQSGTVQEKIQSIQASIEELEKFYQKKVEILDDLYTSAREHEVVIALVDGSERVLPIFQIIRIYAPNEMGIFEKFYCYLQKVCEFLLDEPREANTEGGIFPAIFGTVLMVLIMTIAAVPLGVLTAVYLKEYTSDNIFARLVRISVNNLAGVPSIVFGVFGLGFFIYFVGGGIDKMFFHEALPTPTFGTGGILWASLTLALLTVPVVVVTTEEGLSAVPKSLKEASYALGATKFETIWRVVLPQATPGILTGTILAMARAAGEVAPLMITGVVKLAPSLPLDSNFPYIHFERKFMHLGFHVYDVGFQSPNIEAALPMVYTTTLVLVLTVLTLNLGAILVRNKLRKKYTVSSV